The nucleotide window AACAATCCATTATAGCATGCTATTAGCAGGATGATGTAATTTTATTATTAATTAAACAACCAATCCATGATAAAGCCGAAACCTTTAAATGCAAAATAGATGGCTAAAATACCTAAAATGATAACAGTCAAACATGAAAAGAAACCCGAGAATAAAAAGAATTTAATATTTGGCCCTTTTCTATTGCCCCAGTCTTCTTTGTTTTCACTCGTAATAGTGTTAATTGCATGACAATGAGGACAATGTTCGATATATGTTCTTTTTTGTTGTTTTTTTCCGTTCATTACTTGTATTTCTGTTGAAAAGTTTACTGTATTAAAATCAATAAGCACGTCTTCTCCACAGTTTTTACATGTTACTGTAACTTTTTTTGCTTCCATCTATAACAACTCCCTTAATCGCTTTTATTATAGCATTGGAAGGAAACGAATAGGCGACAAAACATATACTAGATGAAAACCCCTTTTCGTTAGGAGATACGTTATGAGTAAAAATTCGAAATCTACAGCTAATTTGGAATTGGTTGCGGCCCGATTTGTCTATGCAGCTGCTGCTGTATCAACGCTAGGGGATCTGTTAGAAACGATTGCAGCCGGTATAACAGTGCAAATTTTAGAACAGAAAGCCAATCAAGCAGGTGCGGCTGCTCTCGGAACAGCTATTCAAGAGGAAGATGTTTTACAAATGAATCAACAAATTGATTATTTAATAAATGAATTAGGCGAAATTAGACAATTTATTCAATTATAATATGTTATTCCCGGTTAAATAAATATTTAATTGAATCCCCTTCAATGCGACGCTCACAGTCATCGCAAGAAATACGGGCGTTTCGGTTGATTTTATATTGCTGATATTTTTTTGTCCCTTCCATTAATTTGAATGATTTGCTGCAATAGCGACATGTCGTCTCGTAAAAAAACATTTAGTTTGAATCCTTTCATTATGTATCCTTGTTAGTTTATTATAGCAAATTTGTTTATACAAATAGCCTATTGAGTATTGCTCAATAGGCTATCGATTTTTAAGATTTTAATACTTTAATCGTTACTTTTTTTCTTCCCCATTCATAGGCATCTGTTTTATTTTTTACGAAAATATCGATTTTATTCCCCTTTATTGCTCCACCAATATCCCCTGCAATGGCAACACCGTACCCTTCTACCCAAACCTTTGAACCTAGAGGAATAACTTTTGGATCAACCGCAATAACTTTTAAATCCGGGTTTTTCCGTAAATTAATTCCTGTTTTTGTAATGCCCGAACATCCTTTACAATACGCAGTATAAGCTGTCGCTGTTACAGTCAGTGTTTTTTTCACATTCGATGGATCTGTAGGTGATACTTTTGATGGTTCTGGGGCCGGTTTTGGATCTGGAGTTGGTGTCGGCGTTGGCTCTTGTTTCACTTCTGTTGGAACTTTTTTTACTACTTTTGGGATTTCAATAACTTGTCCCTCTTCAATATCAGGCTTTCTCATATCGTTAAGCTTCATTATTGCTTTTACCGTTGTATCATATTTATGTGCAATTGCACTTATATGCTCACCTTCTTTAATGGCATAAGTAATTACTGGTTTGTCTTGCCCTGACGATTTTTTCACGACTTTAGGAATGTCAATAACTTGTCCAGCTTGAAAATCAGGCTTTTTCATATTGTTTAATTTCATTATTGCCTTCACCGTTGTGTCGTACTTTGCAGCGATCGTGCTGATGTGTTCCCCTTCTTTAATTGTATACGTAATAGTTTGACTTGCTTCACCTGATGTATTTTTCACAACCTTAGGAATCTCAATGACTTGTCCAGCTTGAAGTTCAGGCTCTTTCATGTTGTTTAACTTCATTATTGCCTTTACCGTCGTATCATACTTTTCGGCAATTGTGCTTATATGCTCGCTTTCTTTAATTGTATGTGTTGCCGCATCAGACGTCGCTACAAAAATAAAAGTGCTTACTGTAAATATCGTGAAAAACGCTAATATTTTTTTGAACATACTTGAATAGTTCCCTCCATTTATAATGTCGTGAATATTTTGCTCATTCAACTTTTAATAGCTTTCCATTGAAATATTTCAGTAGTGTGACAAATTCATGTTTAAACATTACATTTATGTGACAAACAACCTCAATATTATAGATTTTCTGTAATATTTCGACAAAATATGCAATATATTCCCAATTTATTGATAGAATGTGTAAAAATAATTCGAATTTCGGACTATCTTACATTGCCTATGTATGGTACGATACGTAATGTTTTATGAATTTACATGAAAGAGTGGATACATTGGAAAAAAATACGAAGGAATTAAGCTTATTTAAACTAACGTGGCCATTATTTTTAGAGCTTTTCTTATTTATGCTTATGGGATTAGCAGATACATTCATGTTAAGTGCCGTGTCAGATGATGCAGTTGCAGGGG belongs to Solibacillus sp. FSL R7-0682 and includes:
- a CDS encoding redox protein, whose amino-acid sequence is MEAKKVTVTCKNCGEDVLIDFNTVNFSTEIQVMNGKKQQKRTYIEHCPHCHAINTITSENKEDWGNRKGPNIKFFLFSGFFSCLTVIILGILAIYFAFKGFGFIMDWLFN
- a CDS encoding LysM peptidoglycan-binding domain-containing protein; translation: MFKKILAFFTIFTVSTFIFVATSDAATHTIKESEHISTIAEKYDTTVKAIMKLNNMKEPELQAGQVIEIPKVVKNTSGEASQTITYTIKEGEHISTIAAKYDTTVKAIMKLNNMKKPDFQAGQVIDIPKVVKKSSGQDKPVITYAIKEGEHISAIAHKYDTTVKAIMKLNDMRKPDIEEGQVIEIPKVVKKVPTEVKQEPTPTPTPDPKPAPEPSKVSPTDPSNVKKTLTVTATAYTAYCKGCSGITKTGINLRKNPDLKVIAVDPKVIPLGSKVWVEGYGVAIAGDIGGAIKGNKIDIFVKNKTDAYEWGRKKVTIKVLKS